The sequence TGAGGAGCTTCAAAAATACCAGtgcccccaaacaaacaaaaacaaaaacaaacaaaaaataccagTGTCCAGGGCCCAATTTCAGAGCTCCTGGTTTCATTAGTCTGGAGTAAGATGGGGCCATGTCTGCtgctacttctttttttaaattgaagtataattgacttagcatattattttagtttcaaatgtataacatagtgattcaatatttttatagattatacttcatataagcttatgataaaatattggctatattctctgtgttgtacattacatccttatactttttattttatacctagtagttgtacctcttaatccccttcacctattttggccctccctccacccctcttccctttggtaaccactatttGTTATCTGTATCTCCACCTTGCCCCCAACGTTTCTTTAAAGTCAGCtgggggacttccttgatggtgcaatggttaagactctgtgctcccaattcagggggcccagaTTTCATCCCTGgccaaggaactagatcccacatgcatgccacaactaatagtttgcatgccacaaccaaggcctagcacaaccaaataaataaataaaaataaaagtaattttttaaaaatcagctgggtaaacagcaaggtcctactgcatagcacagggaactatattcaatatcctgtgataaaccataatggaaaagaacttttaaaagaatgtgtattatacataatggaatcactttgctgtacagtagaaattaacacaacactgcaaatcaactatacttcaataaaaaatttttaaaaatcagctgggGATTCTCCTGTGTAGACTGGGTTAAGAATCACTGAGGGGCAGTTAATAAtactttttgttgttactgtatcTAGTTTTGTTGTTACTGTATCTATTTTTGATCTATGACAAATGACTTCTGGAAATGACACAATGTTTCCAATATTTAGATACATCAGTGTGGGCAAAGGGAGTAgatctaaagaaacaaaaagcaaatagtAACTTGAGCATTTGGCAGAATGCATGATTGACACGTTATCCCGATGTTACAAACAGTGAGATCAAGATACAAGTCCCACAGCTTAGATAGTAACATTTCGGACCTGGGAAGTCTAGCCTCTAGTCTATAACTGACCTGCTATAGTATGTCTCTATCGCCCTCTAGCGGTCCAGTTTATTTGCACCCAAAGGGAGGACTTGGTATTAATTCCCCTAACCTTTCACCTTGTAGATGGTTCAGCCcttagagaattttttttggaACCCTCTTTCTGGCCTCCAGCATGTTCCCCATACCTCCCAGTTTCCTGCCAGCCACAAATGTACACACAGCCACTCATAGCAATATTGAATAAAACCAAGCTGGAACAGAGCCCAGTGGGGTGTTAAGGACATACCCCAGATTAACTTCACCTCAGAGCAGACCTTGAATGTCACACTGAAGCACTTGTCTCTTATCCCATAAGCAATGGGGAGCCATGAATGGTTTTGGAGCAGACCAAAACAATGTGCAACAAGGCATTTCCCCAGAAAAGGGCATTACACTGGACATTTGCAATTTTCTTTCTCTGGGTaccattctctctttttaattttttggcaacAGTCCCTGATCTGAGGGCTCCCCCAGGGCCAGTATGAGCCTGTAAGTCATCtttgtgtaaatttttaaatggcagCTCCTGGGAGGATGCCTACTCATGACAGGCACACGGCTGTAGAAATTCCCGCCCTTTCCACCCCCTCCTTCCACCACGATCCATCCTGGGGCCATAGGTGAAGAACTTCTGGTTTCTTGAACAAGAAAGTCAGAAAGACTCAGAACCAGGAGACCTGAGCTGCAAATACAATCTGTCTTCTGACTCACTGTGGAGCGAGGAACTTGGGGGAAGGACAGACCTGGTTCAAGTccaggctgtgtgaccctgggcaagttgcttgccctctctgagccacatctataaaatgagactaTTCTTGTCTATCTGGAGGGTTGTGGGAGGATCAATGTGTGTCATGGACATGTAAATATGAGGGGCCCCTCCCCTTCCAATGTCCCCATCTCTCCAGCAGGCCAGATGGTCTTGCGTCGTCTCCTTTTGGAGTGATGCAATCCAGGGGCCTAGGTTAACATGCCCAGACACCCATCTTCTGCAAAGAATGTCAAGTGGTTCATGGATACTGAAATCCATGTCAGCACCCCAGGTTAAGAACCTCTTACTCTGAACTCTCCCTCACTCACTAAGCTCCAACAACAGCTTTCTTTCTGTTGTTCCAGTTCATTCCCACCCCAGGAGTTTCACAcctgccattccctctgcccagaatggTCTTGCCCAGCTCTTGGTATAGCTGGTTTCCTCCTCACTGACGGCTCAGCTGCAAAGTGTGCTCCCCACTCATCATCCATTTGAAAGGGCTGCTACCCCACCCCATGGTCTTGAGAATATCACCATGCTTTATCTTTTTTGCAGCACCCATCAGTGACTGCAGTTGCCTTGGttatgtgtctttttatttatctaatgTGTGTCTCCTTATTAGGGCAGGGACTTTGCATGTCTTTGTTGTTGTCATATATCCCCAAGGACTAGTGTCAAACATATAGTAGGAACtcaatatgtatttgttgaagagatgaatgactcaatgaatgaatgaacaggtgGGAAAATAGATGAATGGAGGGATGACTGAATGAtttgatggataaatgaataaatagatggctaaatatggatggatggatggatggatggaagggagaTGGATAAATaattggataaatggataaactgaaggataaatgaatataaatggatGGCTAaatatagatggatggatgaataagtAGATGAGTAGATGGATGGGTGAAAGGATAATGAGTAATGGATGATGGAAGgatgaataataaatatatggatggatggatgagtggatggatggatggatggatgagtggagggatggatggatgcatgcatgcatgcatggatggatggatggatggatggatggatgagtggatggatggatggatgggtgggtggatggatggatggatgcatggatggatagatgcatggatggatgggcGGATGGATgggcggatggatggatggatggatgggtgggtggatggatggatggatcgatgcgtggatgcatggatggatggatggatggatgggtgggtgggtggatggatggagtggatggatgggtggatggatggatggatgggtggaaggaTGATGAGTAATGGATGAT is a genomic window of Hippopotamus amphibius kiboko isolate mHipAmp2 chromosome 15, mHipAmp2.hap2, whole genome shotgun sequence containing:
- the LOC130836598 gene encoding splicing factor 3A subunit 2-like, whose product is MYHHSLNHPCIHLLIHLSIYSSIHSIHPSIHPLIHPSIHPSIHSPIHPSTHPSIHPSTHPSIHPLIHPSTHPTIHPSIHSSIHPSTHPSIYSSIHPSTHPSIHPLIHPSTHPSIHIFIIILPSSITHHPSTHPSIHPPIHPLHPSTHPPIHPSIHPCIHASIHPSIHPPIHPSIHPPIHPPIHPCIYPSMHPSIHPPTHPSIHPLIHPSIHPSIHACMHASIHPSTHPSIHPSTHPSIHIFIIHPSIIHYSLSFHPSIYSSTYSSIHLYLAIHLYSFILQFIHLSNYLSISLPSIHPSIHI